TAAGTCTACATCCTTTGGTAAAACCTCTGATTTTGCTGGAACAAGTAGCACATCATCAAATGTAAGACCTTCTTTTGCAAATTTTGATTCCCACATGATAAATAAATCCTCCTTTAAACGCCAAAATATTATTAGTAGATTAACAAGCCAACCCTTGTTATGTCAACAAGATTGGGATATGTTAGATTATTCAAAAAAGTGAGGTATTAATGTTTATGAACGATCAACAGGTCATATGGAGCGATTTGTCCGTGTTTTATGCCGCTCCTTTTACTCAAGATTTTCTATCTCATCACTATAGTCAGAAACTAAATAAAGCAGATGCTGAAAAGAAAAGTTTCGAGAACTGTTATCCCTTTATTTATTATCTAGAGCACAGTAAAAATTATTACAAATTAGCAGAGCAAGCTCCCCTATCTATTCAACCAATGTTGCTTTTTTATGGCATTAGTCAACTGTTAAAAGCATGCCTGCTTGTGAAAGACAGTCAATATCCTGCTAATACTTCTATCTTAGCACATGGTGTTTCAACAAGAAAAAGAAAAAAACAAGATTACAAATTTCTTGATGATGAGGTAAAAATACAAAAGAGCGGACTATTCCCCCATATTGACCAAACTTTATTTAATTTAGGGGTATTAGAACATGAGAAGTACTCGATGAAAGAATTACTTATTCAAATTCCTGAAACTCATCAACTTTTTAAACATTTATACAGAAGAGAAGTCTCTCATGTTTTTGGGTCGATTCATGATGACCGATGGGTGTTTTCTGATCTTGCTTTTGATTATTATAAGATGAGTGAAAGGAGATTTCATGAATATTTTTATTCGCACTTAAGACCCCAACTAATTG
The window above is part of the Priestia filamentosa genome. Proteins encoded here:
- a CDS encoding YaaC family protein; this encodes MNDQQVIWSDLSVFYAAPFTQDFLSHHYSQKLNKADAEKKSFENCYPFIYYLEHSKNYYKLAEQAPLSIQPMLLFYGISQLLKACLLVKDSQYPANTSILAHGVSTRKRKKQDYKFLDDEVKIQKSGLFPHIDQTLFNLGVLEHEKYSMKELLIQIPETHQLFKHLYRREVSHVFGSIHDDRWVFSDLAFDYYKMSERRFHEYFYSHLRPQLIDIDMLAEREINPRLLKKEALLHCAPFSYSLEEDVYCFPFIKPLSRMLPEILVHYLLLYNLSMISRYETEWWYELLHSYSSKDYPFIVKFLEVTKIKSPFLLKNFLLSYTKKADLL